The following proteins come from a genomic window of Trifolium pratense cultivar HEN17-A07 linkage group LG4, ARS_RC_1.1, whole genome shotgun sequence:
- the LOC123922408 gene encoding F-box protein SKIP19-like, which translates to METPLPNWLELPREITINILQRLDTVEIVTSVCVVCPLWWNICKDPLMWRTIGIISLSYFDERLEKICRYAVDRSSGYLKDIYIKKFATDDLINHIANSTSELRCIKLEECHGISSQVFSEVVKKQPFLEELEIAYCDFTGTEFFEYIGRCCPLLKSLKFSRCFEESDKCDDIAFAIAKTMSTLRHLTIINIGLTNDGLLAILDGCAVLESLDLRGCRHLDLDGSLGKRCNEQIKELRFPTESVDPNSSWINYISEGSLYINDYDFSSLLSVLEEIPYDPSNFIEF; encoded by the exons ATGGAAACACCATTACCAAACTGGCTTGAACTTCCTAGAGAAATAACCATCAACATACTGCAGAGACTTGATACAGTTGAAATAGTGACAAGTGTATGTGTTGTATGTCCTCTTTGGTGGAACATTTGCAAGGATCCTCTCATGTGGCGCACCATCGGCATTATCTCTCTGTCATACTTTGACGAACGTTTAGAGAAGATTTGTCGCTATGCTGTTGACCGAAGTTCCGGTTATCTCAAAGACATCTATATTAAGAAATTTGCTACTGATGATCTCATTAATCACATAGCCAACAG TACAAGTGAGTTAAGATGCATAAAGCTTGAAGAGTGCCATGGAATTTCAAGTCAAGTGTTTAGTGAAGTTGTGAAGAAGCAACCATTCTTAGAGGAGCTTGAAATTGCCTATTGTGATTTCACTGGAACGgaattttttgaatatattggCCGATGTTGTCCACTTTTGAAATCACTGAAATTTAGCCGTTGTTTTGAAGAAAGCGATAAGTGTGATGATATTGCGTTTGCTATTGCAAAAACAATGTCTACATTGCGCCACCTTACCATTATAAATATTGGACTCACTAATGATGGATTGCTAGCTATTCTTGATGGATGTGCTGTACTTGAATCTCTTGATCTTCGAGGATGTCGTCATCTTGATTTGGATGGAAGTTTGGGCAAAAGATGCAATGAGCAGATCAAAGAATTAAGATTTCCAACAGAATCTGTAGATCCAAATTCTAGCTGGATTAATTACATATCCGAAGGTTCTTTATATATTAATGATTATGATTTTTCTTCGTTACTTTCTGTGTTAGAGGAGATACCGTATGATCCCTCTAATTTCATTGAATTCTAA
- the LOC123920191 gene encoding low affinity inorganic phosphate transporter 8: MATNQGVLSSLDNAKTQSYHYMAIVIAGMGFFTDAYDLFCITAVTKLIGRLYYSDPTSHLPGILPTNVNNAITGVALCGTLAGQLFFGWLGDKLGRKKVYGITLTTMVGFALLSGLSFGSTPKTVVTSLCFFRFWLGFGIGGDYPLSAVIMSEYANQKTRGSFIAAVFAMQGVGILVAGGVAMFVSKLFLSAFPAPDFETNPVLSTQPEGDFVWRIVLMFGAVPAALTYYWRMKMPETARYTALVEGDHKKAAEDMAKVLDKNILVEESNTKIAIGPLASSSYGLFSSEFLERHGLHLLGTTSTWFLLDIAFYSLQLTQKDIYPASGLVYKASKMNAIEEVFQLSRAMFVVALLATVPGYWATVFLIDKIGRYRIQLVGFLVMCVCMWFLGHNYRDYRGEASNCKKESKYDYCGGNLVMFAILFGLTLFFANFGPNSTTFIVPAELFPARLRSTCHGISAAAGKSGAILGSFVVQSYINDGHDKTKRIKKAIMALSFVNLLGFFCTFLVPETQGRSLEEISGEDKEIQGNIADEAINDAKEGTINISVDKSPRTSMV, translated from the coding sequence ATGGCTACCAATCAAGGTGTTCTTTCATCTCTTGACAATGCTAAAACCCAAAGCTACCATTACATGGCAATAGTGATAGCAGGAATGGGATTTTTCACCGATGCATACGATCTCTTTTGCATCACCGCAGTTACAAAGCTTATCGGTCGTTTGTACTACTCTGATCCGACTAGCCATCTTCCAGGAATACTTCCAACAAACGTAAACAATGCAATAACCGGTGTCGCATTGTGTGGTACCCTTGCAGGACAACTCTTCTTTGGCTGGCTTGGAGACAAACTTGGTAGAAAAAAAGTTTATGGCATAACTCTTACCACAATGGTTGGTTTTGCTTTACTATCAGGTCTTTCGTTTGGTTCCACGCCGAAAACTGTGGTTACTAGTCTTTGTTTCTTTAGATTCTGGCTAGGATTCGGCATCGGTGGAGACTATCCTCTCTCAGCAGTGATCATGTCTGAATATGCAAATCAAAAAACAAGAGGAAGTTTTATTGCTGCGGTTTTCGCTATGCAAGGAGTTGGAATATTGGTTGCCGGAGGCGTGGCCATGTTTGTCTCGAAACTATTCTTATCGGCTTTTCCAGCTCCTGACTTTGAAACTAATCCTGTTTTATCCACTCAACCAGAAGGAGATTTTGTTTGGAGAATTGTGTTGATGTTTGGCGCAGTTCCCGCGGCTTTAACTTATTATTGGAGAATGAAAATGCCAGAAACCGCAAGATACACTGCTTTGGTTGAAGGAGATCACAAGAAAGCCGCTGAAGATATGGCGAAAgttcttgataagaacatactTGTAGAAGAATCTAATACCAAGATTGCTATCGGTCCACTCGCTTCAAGCTCCTATGGGCTCTTCTCTTCAGAGTTTCTTGAAAGGCATGGACTTCACCTTCTAGGAACAACTAGCACATGGTTTTTATTGGATATTGCTTTCTACAGTCTTCAACTGACACAAAAAGATATTTATCCAGCTAGTGGACTTGTATACAAGGCTTCCAAAATGAATGCTATTGAGGAAGTGTTTCAACTCTCTCGAGCGATGTTCGTGGTTGCCTTGCTCGCCACGGTACCTGGATACTGGGCCACCGTTTTCCTAATTGACAAGATCGGACGGTACAGAATTCAGCTTGTTGGATTCCTTGTAATGTGTGTTTGTATGTGGTTTCTTGGACACAATTATAGAGACTACAGGGGAGAAGCATCAAATTGCAAGAAAGAATCAAAATATGACTATTGTGGTGGAAACCTTGTCATGTTTGCTATACTTTTTGGACTTACACTTTTCTTTGCTAACTTTGGACCTAATAGTACTACATTTATAGTGCCGGCAGAACTGTTCCCTGCGAGGCTCCGTTCAACGTGTCACGGGATATCGGCGGCAGCTGGAAAATCGGGAGCTATCCTCGGTTCTTTTGTGGTGCAAAGCTATATAAATGATGGACatgataaaacaaaaagaattaagAAGGCAATTATGGCGCTTTCGTTTGTGAATTTGCTTGGATTCTTTTGCACTTTCTTGGTGCCAGAAACACAAGGTCGATCACTCGAAGAAATTTCGGGAGAGGATAAAGAAATCCAAGGAAACATTGCAGATGAGGCAATAAATGATGCAAAAGAGGGAACAATAAACATTAGTGTCGATAAATCTCCAAGAACTTCAATGGTTTAG